Genomic segment of Myxococcus stipitatus:
TCCCCAGGCAGCCCGCGCCTCCGGAGGCGCCTCCCGATGACCACCCCCAAGGACCTCATCCAGCAGGCGGACCGCGCGCTGGTCGCCCACCCCTCGTTCGGGGATACACCCCGCATCCTCGCGCGCGTCCTCACCCGCTACCGCTTCGGCCTGGAGCTGTTCGCCGAGCGCCTGCCCTCGCTCGCCCGGACCGTCACCGCCATCGAGGCGCTCGAGGACGGCGACGCGCGGCGCATCTTCTTCGACCCGCTGGTCCGGCTCGCGCTGGAGCAGGCCTTCTCCGACCTCGAAGCGGGGAGCCTGAAGTCACCCCATCCCCTGGAGGAGTGCCTCCCGGGCGCCCTCGCGGCGCTGCCGCTGGGCCTGTCTGAATCCCGCATGCCGTCGCGCTGGCTCGTGGGCCAGGACACACCCAAGTGGCTGTGGGGCGAGGCCCAGGCCTCGGACCCTCATTCGCTGGCGCTGCAGTCCGCGTTCGACGGCGTCTTCGGCGCGAGGCCCGGGAGCAGCGGGAAGCTCCTGAGCCCCGACGCGGAGGCCCAGCGTCGGCTCAACGACGCCATCGACCTGCTCACCACGCTCCTGCCCCAGTCGGGCGTCGGCGCGCTCACCCATGTGGAGGCCATCGCCCTGCTCAGCGCGCGGCTCGAGGGAGGCACTGTCCTGTCCGCCGCGGGGGGAGACCTGACGCCCTCCACCATCTTCCTGGCCATCCGCGACCTGGACAACCCGTGGGACATCGCCGGCTGCATCCTCCACGAATCGCTGCACATGAAGCTCTTCGATGCCACACGCTCCACCGCGCTCGTGGCCCAGCCCGAGGAGACCATCCAGGTCCCGTGGCGGAACATCCGCTGGTCCATCGTCCGCGCGGTGTTCTCCTACCATGTGTATGTCCATCTCGCGTTGTTCAAGGCCGCGGCGCTCTCGGCGGACGACGTGTTGCTCCGACGGTTTGGAGACCCCTCCGCCTACCTCTCGCATGCCCACGCGACCTCGGTGGAGCGCAAGGCGGGTGCGCCACGCTATGACCGCTCCATCGACCGGACGCGCTTCCTCGGCCAGCAACTGCTGACGGAGTGGGCGCACCTGCTCACGCCCCAGGGGCGCGACTTCGTGCGCTGGCTCAATGACTCGCTCGAGCCCGTGAGTCGCGCCGTCTACGGCGACGCGGTCCGTGAGAGCCCGCCTCCGACGGCAGACCTCACGGCGTATCGGAAGACACGGGGCCTGCGGGCCCGCGCCTCGCCTCGGGGCGAGTGCTTGATGGTGTTCTCGCCGGAGACGCCGCGCATCCACTGGCTGGATTTGAATGCGTGGCTCATCTTCGAGCTCAGCGATGGCCGCACGCTCCCGGAGATGGAGCGAGCGTACCTGGAGGTCGTGGGCGGCAGGGTCGATGCCGCTGAAGCACGACGTCAGCTCCGCACGGGGCTCGACTCACTCGTACGCAGTACCCTCGTAGAGCCAACACGGCAGCAAGGAGAAGCGACATGAACCCCAATGACACGCAGTGGCTGGAGACGGTGAAGAACCTGGTGGCCGAGAAGCAGCAGCTCCAGGCGCCCAGCGTGACGTGCGGCTCCAGCGCCGAGCGTCAGTGGTGGCCGCCGTACACGGTCAACGACACGAAGCGGAACGAGGACTGACCGCTTCGCTCATCCCGCTGTCCGGCCCGCCGTGCCCACGCTCCGGTGCCTCCGCGAACCGGAAGCCGGGCCCGGCGGGCCTCTCTCCCCGTCTCCATACCCGCCCCACCGAGGAGCCTCGCGCGAATGAGCACCCATGACATCCTCGTAGCGGGCAATGGCGCGCTGGGACTGGCGACCGCGCGTGCCCTCTCCCTCCAGGACCCCGAGCTGCGCATCGCCGTGGTGGGGCCCGTCGGAAGGCCCGCGGGGGCCTCCCCCGCCGCCGGAGCGATGCTGGGCTGCTACGGCGAGGTGACGGCGCCGCTGCTGCGGACCCCGGCCGGACGCGCACGCCATGCGCAGAGCGTGCTCGCCGCGAAGCTGTGGCCCGCCTGGCTCGAAGCGCTCAACAGCCAACTTCCCGTCCACGAGCAGGTGCACATCCACCCGGGCACCATCGTGTTCAGCAACGCGAAGTCGGGCACCATCGAGGACGAGAACTTCCTCGCCATCCAGCAGGCGGTCCGGGACGAGGGCGAGCCTCACGAGGAGCTCGACCCCAACCAGGTCCCCGGCCTGAACCCCGCGGAGGACTGTCGTCCCAAGAGAGCGCTGTTCCTTCCTCGCGAGGGCACCGTGGACGCCAGTCGCCTGCTGCGCGGGCTGACACGGGTGCTGGAGCAGTCTCCGAAAGTGACGCTCGTGGATGGAGCGGTCAAGGCGCTCGATATCCACAAGGGTCGTGTCACCGGCGTTCGGCTGGAGGATGGAACGACGTTGTCGGCGCCGCAGGTCGTGCTCGCGATGGGCGTCGGGACGCAGGCGGTCCTCGATGAGGTGCCGGAGCTGGCCCGTCGCATCCCTCGCATCTTCTGCGGTGGTGGCACCTCGCTGCTGCTCCAGGTGCCTCGGCAGACGCTCCGCCATGTGGTGCGGACCCCCAACCGCGCCTTCGCCTGTGGATTGCACGCGCTTCCTCGCGCGGACAATCAGGTCTACGTCGGCGCGACGAACATCCTGTCGGCGAAGCCCCTGCTGCGCACCACGCCCGCGGACATGTACTTCGTCCTCGAGTGCCTCCTGGAGCAGATCGACCAGGACCTCTGCGCCGCGCAGCTCGTCACCTGGCAGGCCGGCAACCGGCCCGTCACCGTCGACACGTGCCCCCTCATCGGCCCGACGTCGGTCGAGGGGCTCTGGCTGCTGACGGGCACCTATCGCGACGGACTCTTCCAGTCGCCGCTGCTCGGCCAGCACCTGGCGCGGCGGATGTGCCGACAGCCTGGACTCATCCAGGAGGACTTCCTCCCGGAGCGAAAGCCGCTCTCCCTCTACTCGCTGAAGGAAGCCCGCGAGGAGGCCCTCAAGCACTACGTAGCCATGGGATGGGAGCACGGCATCCGGCTGCCAAAGGTCGGCTGGCACCGCTCGTTCCCGCGCTTCTACCAACAGCTGCTCGACTCACTCTACGCGGAGCTGGGTGAGGAGGAGTTCGTCCTTCCCCCCGAGCTGCTCGCCATCGTCGAGAGCAACCGCGCGACGATGGTGCCCTTCTTCCGCAACTACTACGCCGAGGTCCGCAAGGCCTGGGCCTGACGGCCCTCGCGGCGGTTTGGCGTCAGCAGCGCTCCCGCGACTTCAACGCTCGTCGACTCTCAAGAGGGAGACCTTGTAGCCCATCCGCATCAGCCGGTCATGGGCATGGGTCAGGTTGAGCTGACTGAAGAATGGCAGGGAGTGAGGCCAGTTCGACTTGTGCTTGGTGATGATGGCGAACACCACCTCATATTTTGAGGGGTCGGGCCTGGTATCGGGGATGAACTTCCCCAGCGTGGGCCGTGTCTTCACGACCTGATTCCGGGTGTGGGCCCGGAACGCGGCATCCATCAAGAAGGAGTCGGCGGAGACGACGCCTTGCGCGAAGAGGTGGCTCAGTGTCGCGGAGCGCGTCTTTCTCTTCACATGGACGAACTGGCTGTCTGTCGTGAACAGGTCGCATGCCTCGATGGCAGTCTTGCTCTCGTCCACGAAGGCGTTCTTCCGGTCCATCAGCGCATAGTTCTTCGAGGTCTTCGCCACCTGGCTGTTGTAGTCGTTCTCGTGCTGCGCGCTCCCCGCGGGCGGAAGCACGAGCGTCGAAGCCGGAATCCGCCCCAACTTCGCCTTCACGCCATCGGCGAACCCCTTGTCGAGCTGGAACCATTCTCCTCCGGAGAGGACGTAGACTTTCCCGTCCAGCTCCGTCTCGAAGACAATCGTGTCGAACACGCTCCATTTGGAGAGCGGCACGTCCGAGTTCGAGAGGTGGAGCCTCACCATGTCCTTCTTGAGCCTCGCGAGCGAGAGCTCCTCCTCGTCCACGGTCCGGAGATACTCCTCCATCAGCAACTCATAGCGAGGAGACAATTCATCCTCCGTGGAGAAGGAGAGCCCCGGTGACTCGCGCCAATCGATGATGTCGGGAGGCGCCAGATGCAGGTCATCGTGTTTCTTGGAGCGGATCGTCTCGAGCAACGTCGTGGACAGCCTCTCGATCACTGACGGGTCGCGCACGGCCCGCAGCCGGTCGAACCAGGGGAAGTGCTCCCGGTAGACCTTGTCCTGATAGGCCGTCAGCAGCCTTTCACACTTCGCGCCCAGGTCTTCGACCTCCAGCTTCGCGCTCAACGCCAGAGAGTCCGACCCCGCGATCAGCTTCGCGAACTCCGCATCGCCAGGCTTCCCCGCGATGACCCGAGGGATGTCCTGATGCAGGTTCAGCGCGAACGCCGTCATCGGTGAGTTCTGGCTCAACTGCTTCCGCGTCTGCGTCGTGAGGCTCTCGACGTTCCTCACATCGACGCTCCGAAGCTGCTTCGGGTCCACCGAGTTCAGCACCACCTTGATGCCGAAGTCTCGCTCGAAGCAGTCGCTCTTCAGCAGGTTCCTCCCGTGCCCCTGGGTGAAGACCAACCACCGCTTCTGAACCTGAATGAAGAGGACTCCGCAGATGTTGTTATGCCTCGGTTCCGGGAGGCGCTCCTCCAGCATCGGCGACACAAAGCCCATCCACGCGGGGGCATTGGCTCGCTTGGAGGACACATAGAACTCCCCCGTGAACCCCATCCCGCGCTTCATCTTCATCGGTTCCACGGAGCTGAGGTCCTTGAGACAGTCCTTCGGCTTGCTGAACTCGCTCTTGATCAACAAGGCGGTCAGATGCCTGACACGCTTTCGCGGCTGAGCCTTCTTCGTAGCCACACATTCCCCCGGTCGAGTGCTGTGTTTCGACTCGGAGAATGAAGCCCCATCGTTTCGGTGTCTCTACCACCACGGAGGTAACCCCCAGTATGAAGCGAGTTTCGTCCAGCGACGGCCCCACGAACCGGGGTCCGGTCCTTCCCGTGCTCCGTGGATTTTCGTCGCATTTCGACGGATTACGATTCCCGCGCAACGAGCCCGATGCGGGCTGTCGAATTGCCACACCAATTCACGCAACTTGATTACAATAGACTCGCCGTCGACAACTCAATGAGCGGCCCCCGAGCAGGGGATTCCACCGTAGGAGCACATCCATGAAAAAGCACTTCATCCTCCTCGCCGCGTTGTCCATGCCCTTCCTCGCGGGCGCATCCGCGGAGTCCATTGCCCCCGAGGCGAGCTTCGAGTCACTCGTCAGTGAGGACCCGGCCGCCAGCGCGCGTCTCGGGCCCACGCTGCTCCCCTACTGCTGGGACCTGGACCAGGACACATGCAACGGCACGGGGCAGACCCAGAACTGCACCGACGGCGAGTGGACGGACTACGTCTGCACCTGCCGCGAGTACCCGAGGTATCCCTCCGGCACCAAGCGCATCTGGGACTGTCCCGAGGTTCGCTAATCGAGCAGGCGCCATGCACCAAGGCCCCCCGCGCCGCACGTCGGCACGGGGGGCTGTCTCGTCAGGACAGCACGCCCGGGCGGCTCACCTCCTTGCACCTCGTGGGAGCGTCGAGACCGACCGAGCTCGGCCCCGCGCGCATGCCCGATGGCGGAGACCCAGGGGAGTCGGCGTTCCATCAGGACGCACGGGCGTGACGACAGGACGCCGGACGGCAGGGCCCCTCCGGGCTCCTGTCGACGGCGGGCCTGGAGCCGTAGATGGCACGCACCTTGCGATGCAGCTCGACTCACCGCGCCCCATCTCTCCCCGAGCTGACCATGTCTGAGTATGCAGGGAGTCGTCGAAGTGCATCCCTGGATGCGTTGTTCGTCGAGACACCCAAGTCCACACTGCTCCCACCCAAGAAGCAGCTGGACGTCGGCAGGCCCCTCAAGAAGTCGAGTCCACAGCACAAGGCGCTGCTCAACCGCCTGATGGCGATGCACCCCGTCGACCACCTGTTGATGGGCGCCTCCGGAGCCGTCGCCTTCGCTGAGTCGGCCAGTCAGCGCGCGCAGAGCCTCGGCTTCACCAAGCCCGCGGATGTGCTCAACTACCTCGACCTGATGGTCATGTTCGGGCACCGCTTCGACATCGACCCCCAGCTTCCCTGGGTGGGCCCCGCGCTCAGCAAGAAGTCGATGACCCTGCTCTTCGAGAGCGCGCTGTCCTACCTGGGCACCGTCTCCGGGGACACCGGCAACCTCTACATCAAGGCCTTGCTCCGAGCGCGCAAGGTCTCCCCCACCTCGCTCATGGACAGGGTGGGCGTCTCGGAGAGTGAGGCGTCGCGCCTGCTCTCCACCCTCCACCCCGAGAAGAGCCGGGCGATGGGCTCCCAGCTGTCGTCCCTGCTCACGCTCGCGCAGGCGCTCGTGGCCCCGCACAGCAAGGGTGTGCGTCCTCTCTATCTCGTGCTCATGTACCTGCTGGGGAGCCACTTCGAGACCGACCCGAGATACGCGTGGGCCAGCGTGCTCCTGCGCGACTCCCAGACCAGCGAGTCCCTTCGCTACAAGAATCTCTACGCGGAAGCCTCTTCAAGACTCCGCCTCGCGCTCCGTGCACGCGGTGGGCTCGAGACGCTTGTCGAGGAGGTGCGCTGATGGGCTGCTGTTTCGGCAGGAGACGAGCGGAGCGCCTGCGTCCCGTCGAGGTGGAGGAGCCGCCCCTCGAGCAGCCGTGGGAGACGGAGGAGTGGGCGACCCGAACGATGTGGACGCTGGATGAGCGGGACGATGTCGAGAATGTCTTCGACATCCTGGCCGTGTTCTCGAGCGAAGGCGCATTCATGGAGTCACTCGAGCGCATCGACCAGGACCAGCTCCTGGAGAACATCCACGAGTGCATCCGGCAGATGAACGAGGCGTTCCATCACAGCGGCGTCACCGTGAGAGGGCGCCTGGTGGCCATCGAGCGGTTCTCGCCTCCACCCCCCTTCATCACGACCTCCATGTACCGGGACGCCTTGCTAGGGGAGCCAGCGAGTGGGGCGGAGCGCGAGCGCCGCCGGCAGGAGCCCATCCCTTTCGAAATGGATGACTACTACGGGTCCATCCGAAACATGTGCCTGACGCTCCGCGGGCGCTACCGGCCGCACGTCGTGCTCTTCGTCTCGGGGAACATCGGCGACCCCATCAGCGGTGGCATCGGGGTCACGACGTGGGACGAGTCCATCGCGGTGGTGCCAGCCGCCAAGCTCCTGAACGAGCATGCGCCCGCGCACGAGATCGGCCACCTCTTCGGGTGTGAGCACAATCGGGAGGCCGTCACGGTGCGCACCGGCGCGTCCTGCTACGGCTACATCGCCGACCACTGGCGCACCATCATGGCCTACAACACCACCGAACCCCAACGCGAAGTCCCCGTCATCGGACGCTTCAGCAATCCTGACGTCAGCTACAACGATGGCAAGCATCCGCCGCACGTCACGGGTGACGCAGGCGCGAACAACGTCCTGCAAATCAATACCTTCGCCCCGACGCTCCTCGGGATTCGCGACTGAGGATGTTCCTACCTCGATAGAGGGGCGACTTCGAAACTTGGAGGCGCCACCGCCGCATACCACCGTCGGCGTCACCGCGCGTGGAGGAGGGGCGTTCAGGAGGCGCCCTCGCCAGTCCGAGCCCGGGGGGCCCCCTCCACGCTGCTGACCGAGGGTAATCCCGTAGGCCGGACTGAACTTCCTGTTTCCTGGACCGGACTTAGCGCTCCTCACACGGTGAGCGGTGGTGGGGAACTTGCTCCTCTTCGCCGCCCAACCCGTGAAGCGATTTGCCAACAAGGAAGTTGCACAACTAGCCTGTTGTACAACTGGCGTGTTGTGTATCTCCGGCCAGAGAGGGAGGGAGTGGTGCCAGCCTCCGAAGCATGGATCCCCGAGGCGCGGCGCCGCCTCGTCGACGACCACTTTCCCTGGGACGAAGTGGGTACCCGCCCAGAGATGTGGGAGGACCGCCTTTCCGAGGTCTATCGGTGGCTCGAGCAACACAGCGCTCTCTACCGACTCATCGCCACGGGGCTGCTCGCACGCGTCGAGCCGATTCTCGACCAGCTTCAGGCGGCGGTACTCGAAGTCGAGCCAGACCGCCTCTTCGTGAAGGTGGATGCCAGCCACATCACGAAGTCGCCGGAGAGCATTCTCGAGAAGATGGCGCGGAAATGGCCAGGACTCGAGCAGGCGCCGCCTGTCAGCTTTCACAACGTCGATCAACTCAATGACCTGGGCCGCTTTCGCATCGTCGCCAACTTCCTCGGTGACGTGGACGACATCACCCGGCACCTCTCCGAGCCCTATGACGCGAGAAAGGCCTCGCTGCTCACCCCGGCTCAGCGGCTCCTTCGCGATGAGTTCACCCTTCACGATAATCGCTTCGAGGACCTCATCCTCGTCCCACCCAACTCTCGCACGAGCGGCGAGCGTTGCCGCAAGGGCCGGTTCAGCCCGAGGCAACCCGAACTACGTGGACACCAGGTAGAGGTGCAGATCGTCACGCTGCTCCAGGAGGCCTGGGACAAGAAGGACCACTGCCTCATCTACGAACGTGTCCGCCGCGGCGAACACGTTCCTCTCATGCACCAAATCATCTGCACCGATTTGAGCGCCCAGCTCTTCGTCGCGGACTCCCAGTTCGAACAGCTTCGGCGTGAGGGGCTCCCTCGTCGGGAAGAGTCCACTGGCACCTCCGAGCTCCAGGAGAACCAACGTGCGCCTGCGTAACGAAGCCCTGGCGACTGGAAGCCTGCTGGTCCTCCCGCCATCGGGGACCACTCCCAGAACCCACAGTCTATTGCTCCTGGTCGAAGGCGCCGCTGACATCCGCGCGCTGAGAAACATCGAAGCGGCGTGCGCGCCTGTCGTGGGGCGCCAGGTGAAGTGGCATACGGTGGCGAATCAGCGGGACCTCGCGACCATCTCACCGCGGCCAGACCCGTCCCGGATTACTCGCGTGGAGGTCGCTGAACTCCGAGGACTCTCCGTCGAGGTCCTTCGCGAGTTGCTCATACCTGCCCTGCTCCTGCTCCAGCAGGGACAGCCATGCTTTCCTAGCGCGACACGCACAGAGGGGAGCGTCGTTCACGGCGTGGATTTCCTGGGCCGAGATTCCGAACTCACGGCGCTGCGCGAGTTCGTCATGTCCGGTCAGCATGTCCTCCTGGCGGCACCGCGCAGATCTGGGAAGACCTCGCTGCTGCGTCGGTTCGCGGAGCTGAATACCTCCGAGCTGAATACCCTCTTCGTGGATGTGGAGTCATTTCAGTCCGCGGAAGTCCTGACCAGCGAGTTCGTCGCTCGAAGTCGAGGACAGGTCTTCACGACGGAAGTCCTGAAGCAGGTCCGTGGACGGGGATGGCAAGGCGCACTGAGCGAGGCCATTCGCTCGCTCGCCTCCGGCCCCAAGCCCCTGGTGCTCATCCTCGATGAACTCGTCTTCCTGATAGACAACCTCCGGCGCACCCCGGAAGACGTCTTAGAGCTGCTCACAGTGCTGGGGGCAGCAGTGGCGGAAACCGGAGCCCGCCTCGTGGTCGCAGGTTCGATGCCACTGGAGCAGGTGACCCGCGACCTGCTCACTGGCCCCCTGCCTGGGGCGTTCGGAGCGCTCCGTCGCTACGCCCTGCCACCGCTTGCCCACGACAGACTCGCATTGGATTTGAGGCGC
This window contains:
- a CDS encoding aKG-HExxH-type peptide beta-hydroxylase, whose translation is MTTPKDLIQQADRALVAHPSFGDTPRILARVLTRYRFGLELFAERLPSLARTVTAIEALEDGDARRIFFDPLVRLALEQAFSDLEAGSLKSPHPLEECLPGALAALPLGLSESRMPSRWLVGQDTPKWLWGEAQASDPHSLALQSAFDGVFGARPGSSGKLLSPDAEAQRRLNDAIDLLTTLLPQSGVGALTHVEAIALLSARLEGGTVLSAAGGDLTPSTIFLAIRDLDNPWDIAGCILHESLHMKLFDATRSTALVAQPEETIQVPWRNIRWSIVRAVFSYHVYVHLALFKAAALSADDVLLRRFGDPSAYLSHAHATSVERKAGAPRYDRSIDRTRFLGQQLLTEWAHLLTPQGRDFVRWLNDSLEPVSRAVYGDAVRESPPPTADLTAYRKTRGLRARASPRGECLMVFSPETPRIHWLDLNAWLIFELSDGRTLPEMERAYLEVVGGRVDAAEARRQLRTGLDSLVRSTLVEPTRQQGEAT
- a CDS encoding FAD-dependent oxidoreductase; the encoded protein is MSTHDILVAGNGALGLATARALSLQDPELRIAVVGPVGRPAGASPAAGAMLGCYGEVTAPLLRTPAGRARHAQSVLAAKLWPAWLEALNSQLPVHEQVHIHPGTIVFSNAKSGTIEDENFLAIQQAVRDEGEPHEELDPNQVPGLNPAEDCRPKRALFLPREGTVDASRLLRGLTRVLEQSPKVTLVDGAVKALDIHKGRVTGVRLEDGTTLSAPQVVLAMGVGTQAVLDEVPELARRIPRIFCGGGTSLLLQVPRQTLRHVVRTPNRAFACGLHALPRADNQVYVGATNILSAKPLLRTTPADMYFVLECLLEQIDQDLCAAQLVTWQAGNRPVTVDTCPLIGPTSVEGLWLLTGTYRDGLFQSPLLGQHLARRMCRQPGLIQEDFLPERKPLSLYSLKEAREEALKHYVAMGWEHGIRLPKVGWHRSFPRFYQQLLDSLYAELGEEEFVLPPELLAIVESNRATMVPFFRNYYAEVRKAWA
- a CDS encoding DUF6119 family protein — encoded protein: MLIKSEFSKPKDCLKDLSSVEPMKMKRGMGFTGEFYVSSKRANAPAWMGFVSPMLEERLPEPRHNNICGVLFIQVQKRWLVFTQGHGRNLLKSDCFERDFGIKVVLNSVDPKQLRSVDVRNVESLTTQTRKQLSQNSPMTAFALNLHQDIPRVIAGKPGDAEFAKLIAGSDSLALSAKLEVEDLGAKCERLLTAYQDKVYREHFPWFDRLRAVRDPSVIERLSTTLLETIRSKKHDDLHLAPPDIIDWRESPGLSFSTEDELSPRYELLMEEYLRTVDEEELSLARLKKDMVRLHLSNSDVPLSKWSVFDTIVFETELDGKVYVLSGGEWFQLDKGFADGVKAKLGRIPASTLVLPPAGSAQHENDYNSQVAKTSKNYALMDRKNAFVDESKTAIEACDLFTTDSQFVHVKRKTRSATLSHLFAQGVVSADSFLMDAAFRAHTRNQVVKTRPTLGKFIPDTRPDPSKYEVVFAIITKHKSNWPHSLPFFSQLNLTHAHDRLMRMGYKVSLLRVDER
- a CDS encoding M12 family metallo-peptidase, giving the protein MGCCFGRRRAERLRPVEVEEPPLEQPWETEEWATRTMWTLDERDDVENVFDILAVFSSEGAFMESLERIDQDQLLENIHECIRQMNEAFHHSGVTVRGRLVAIERFSPPPPFITTSMYRDALLGEPASGAERERRRQEPIPFEMDDYYGSIRNMCLTLRGRYRPHVVLFVSGNIGDPISGGIGVTTWDESIAVVPAAKLLNEHAPAHEIGHLFGCEHNREAVTVRTGASCYGYIADHWRTIMAYNTTEPQREVPVIGRFSNPDVSYNDGKHPPHVTGDAGANNVLQINTFAPTLLGIRD
- a CDS encoding RelA/SpoT domain-containing protein, whose protein sequence is MYNWRVVYLRPEREGVVPASEAWIPEARRRLVDDHFPWDEVGTRPEMWEDRLSEVYRWLEQHSALYRLIATGLLARVEPILDQLQAAVLEVEPDRLFVKVDASHITKSPESILEKMARKWPGLEQAPPVSFHNVDQLNDLGRFRIVANFLGDVDDITRHLSEPYDARKASLLTPAQRLLRDEFTLHDNRFEDLILVPPNSRTSGERCRKGRFSPRQPELRGHQVEVQIVTLLQEAWDKKDHCLIYERVRRGEHVPLMHQIICTDLSAQLFVADSQFEQLRREGLPRREESTGTSELQENQRAPA
- a CDS encoding ATP-binding protein → MDFLGRDSELTALREFVMSGQHVLLAAPRRSGKTSLLRRFAELNTSELNTLFVDVESFQSAEVLTSEFVARSRGQVFTTEVLKQVRGRGWQGALSEAIRSLASGPKPLVLILDELVFLIDNLRRTPEDVLELLTVLGAAVAETGARLVVAGSMPLEQVTRDLLTGPLPGAFGALRRYALPPLAHDRLALDLRRVMLGTGLVAENGDMDWLLRNVDFSMPYPALRFIAHLASSAYERALSAATLDEELENFLSRTTAFAELLGQIRLEAQTHLSIAQGVEKVLDRLSRADASMDAQDVRAMLGDTEKSQEQRFAWLVEYFPLTLEQGRVRIASRLFQRFWRGHRGRTP